One genomic segment of Coffea arabica cultivar ET-39 chromosome 6e, Coffea Arabica ET-39 HiFi, whole genome shotgun sequence includes these proteins:
- the LOC113695631 gene encoding organic cation/carnitine transporter 7-like, producing the protein MGDPSSVHTVDEALSTIGFGNFQTVLLLYGALGWVAEAMELMILSFIGPVLQSEWGLSSSKESLISTVVFAGMLIGAYLWGHISDNWGRKKGFLGAAILSAGAGLLSAFSPNYITFVTCRFFAGIGLAAGYLFTSWFLEFVPTSNRGSWMMIFSSFWTVGTIFEASLAWFVLPRWGWRLLLVLSSVPYFLVLLFYKCVPESPRYLSAKGRLKEAHEILEKAAQLNRMKLPSDTLVSDQVQNLDEGLSLVEETQLLSSSQNELLEPRNRCRPPTLLSLFSQKYIRTTLLLWFLYFANTFSYYGVILLTSQLSSMTNKCGSITFLSVGSQDSRLYINVFLTSLAEVPGLVLAAFIVDRVGRKVSMVIMFTLGFILLFPLVAQQNGVLTTALLFGARMFVSATFEVACVYAPEVYPTDIRASAVGLTTSMGRIGGMLCPLVAVALVSDCHQTAAVFLILAMIFLSALSVAFLPFETGGRDLSESVHQPVVE; encoded by the exons ATGGGAGATCCAAGCTCTGTACATACAGTGGATGAAGCCCTTTCGACTATTGGTTTCGGAAATTTCCAGACGGTTTTGCTTCTTTATGGTGCACTTGGATGGGTTGCAGAAGCAATGGAATTGATGATTCTCTCCTTCATTGGACCTGTACTTCAGTCTGAATGGGGACTCTCTTCTAGTAAAGAAAGCCTCATATCAACAGTTGTTTTTGCTGGCATGTTGATTGGCGCATATTTGTGGGGTCATATATCAGACAACTGGGGAAGAAA GAAGGGATTTCTTGGGGCAGCTATACTTAGTGCCGGTGCTGGACTGTTGAGCGCTTTCTCACCAAATTACATAACATTCGTCACTTGTCGATTTTTTGCTGGGATTGGTTTAGCAGCTGGATACTTATTTACATCATGGTTCTTAGAGTTTGTCCCTACTTCAAACAGAGGTTCTTGGATGATGATTTTCTCAAGTTTCTGGACAGTTGGAACAATATTTGAAGCTTCTCTTGCATGG TTTGTCTTGCCAAGATGGGGATGGAGGTTGCTACTTGTGCTGTCTTCTGTGCCATATTTTCTTGTGCTTCTGTTTTACAAATGTGTACCCGAGTCTCCACGGTATCTAAGTGCAAAAGGTAGACTGAAAGAAGCACATGAAATTTTGGAGAAAGCAGCACAGCTTAACCGAATGAAACTTCCCTCTGATACCCTTGTTTCTGATCAAGTACAGAACTTGGATGAAGGATTGTCTCTTGTGGAAGAGACACAGTTGCTTTCCTCTTCGCAGAACGAACTACTTGAACCTAGAAATAGATGCCGGCCGCCAACCCTACTTTCACtcttttcacaaaaatatatcaGAACAACTCTTCTACTGTGGTTTTTATATTTTGCAAACACATTCTCATATTATGGCGTTATATTGCTGACTTCTCAGCTCAGCTCCATGACAAATAAATGCGGATCAATCACCTTCCTTTCAGTGGGAAGCCAGGATTCTCGCCTTTATATAAATGTCTTTCTTACAAGTTTGGCAG AGGTTCCTGGACTTGTTTTAGCAGCATTTATAGTGGACAGAGTCGGTCGCAAAGTCTCCATGGTGATCATGTTTACTCTAGGTTTCATACTCCTATTTCCACTAGTAGCCCAACAAAATGGAGTATTGACTACAGCTTTGTTGTTTGGAGCACGCATGTTTGTTTCAGCTACCTTTGAAGTTGCTTGTGTTTATGCCCCGGAG GTATATCCTACTGATATCAGAGCAAGTGCCGTCGGGCTTACAACTTCTATGGGAAGAATTGGTGGCATGCTATGCCCTCTTGTTGCCGTTGCGTTGGTCAGTGATTGCCATCAAACAGCAGCAGTTTTTCTGATCTTGGCAATGATATTTCTTTCAGCACTCTCTGTCGCATTTTTGCCATTTGAAACAGGGGGAAGAGACTTGTCTGAGTCCGTGCATCAGCCCGTAGTTGAatag
- the LOC113696949 gene encoding uncharacterized protein isoform X2, with amino-acid sequence MYFPVPVNFIFIGFEGKGNQAFKLHAEELERWFTKIDHVFEHSRIPQIGEVLTPFYKISIDREQRHHLPLVSRINYNFSVHGIELGEKVTSIFEHAIDVFGRKDDVLDTRDDVAGLWQVDVDMMGVLFTSLVEYLHLGDAYNIFILNPKREGKRTKYGYRRGLSETEINLLKENKALQSRIFQSGSVPDSVLALEKIESPSHEKRTMAKFSWTITEDTDTVEWYNHCLDALNNIERQYQGKDAADIIQSKILQSLRGKYEDLKLLFEKNIKSGDFNGFHAECLTDAWIGKERWAFIDLTAGPFSWGPAVGGEGVRTDLSLPNVEKTIGAVLEISEDEAEDRLQEAIQEKFAVFGDKDHHAIDILLAEIDIYELFAFKHCKGRRVKLALCEELDERMQDLKNELQSFEGEEYDESHKKKAIDALKRMENWNLFSETYEGSQNYTVARDTFLAHLGATLWGSMRHIISPSLADGAFHYYEKISFQLFFITQEKTRNIKLLPVDLKSLQDGLSSLVVPSQKVMFSQQMLPLSEDSALAMAFSVARRAAAVPLLLVNGTYRKTVRTYLDSSILQHQLQRLNEHGSLKGSHAHSRSTLEVPIFWFIHGDPVLVDKYYQAKALSDMVIVVQSEESSWESHLQCNGQSLLLDLRRPIKAAMASVAEHLSGLLPLHLVYSQAHETAVEDWIWSVGCNPLSITSQGWHISKFQSDTIARSYILTTLEESIQIVNSAIHLLVVERTSEQTFKAFQSMERELVNKYNYVVSLWRRISTVTAELRYDNAMGLLNTLEDASKGFADYVNSTLATLHPIHCTRQRKVKVEFDVTTVPAFLIVLVVLWVILRPRRPKPKIN; translated from the exons ATGTACTTTCCTGTCCCTGtgaatttcattttcatagggTTTGAAGGGAAGGGgaatcaag CATTTAAGTTACATGCTGAAGAACTGGAGCGCTGGTTCACAAAAATTGATCACGTCTTTGAGCATTCGAGGATCCCTcagattggtgaagttttgaccCCATTTTACAAGATAAGCATAGATAGAGAACAACGGCATCATCTTCCTCTAGTCAGTCGTATAAACTACAA CTTCTCTGTTCATGGCATTGAACTGGGTGAGAAAGTCACGTCTATATTTGAGCATGCAATAGATGTCTTTGGACGCAAGGATGATGTGCTGGATACAAG GGATGATGTAGCTGGTCTTTGGCAGGTCGATGTGGATATGATGGGTGTCCTCTTCACTAGTCTTGTGGAATATTTGCATTTAGGAGATGCTTACAACATATTTATCTTGAATCCTAAGCGCGAGGGAAAAAGAACTAAATATGGCTACAG GAGAGGGTTATCCGAGACTGAGATAAACCTTCTTAAGGAG AATAAGGCCTTGCAATCAAGAATTTTTCAGTCAGGAAGTGTCCCAGATAGTGTTCTTG ctcttGAAAAGATCGAAAGTCCTTCACATGAAAAGCGTACAATGGCAAAATTTTCCTGGACAATTACAGAAGATACCGATACG GTGGAATGGTATAATCATTGCCTAGATGCACTCAACAATATTGAAAGGCAATATCAAGGGAAGGACGCGGCTGATATCATTCAGAGCAAAATTTTGCAG TCCTTGAGGGGTAAATATGAAGATTTGAAGCTTCTGTTTGAGAAGAATATTAAGTCTGGGGATTTTAATGGCTTTCATGCAGAATGCCTTACAGATGCGTGGATTGGAAAGGAGAG GTGGGCATTTATTGATTTAACTGCGGGTCCTTTTTCATGGGGTCCTGCTGTTGGTGGAGAAGgtgtgcggacagatttgagcCTACCCAATGTTGAAAAAACCATTGGCGCAGTTTTAG aaATTTCTGAAGATGAAGCTGAAGATCGCTTGCAAGAGGCAATTCAGGAAAAGTTTGCTGTATTTGGTGAT AAAGACCATCACGCAATTGATATCCTTCTTGCGGAAATTGATATATATGAGCTGTTTGCATTCAAACATTGCAAGGGAAGGAGGGTTAAGCTTGCTCTTTGTGAAG AGCTTGACGAGAGAATGCAAGACTTGAAAAATGAGCTCCAATCTTTTGAGGGAGAGGAATATGATGAAAGCCATAAGAAAAAGGCGATCGATGCCTTGAAGCGAATGGAGAACTGGAACTTGTTTAGTGAAACTTATGAG GGTTCCCAGAATTACACAGTCGCGCGTGATACCTTCCTTGCACATTTAGGTGCCACTTTGTGGGGTTCCATGAGACACATAATATCTCCTTCCCTTGCAGATGGGGCTTTCCATTATTATGAGAAAATATCTTTTCAGTTATTTTTCATCACGCAGGAG AAAACAAGGAACATCAAGCTGTTACCTGTTGATCTTAAAAGTCTTCAGGATGGCCTTTCCTCTCTGGTCGTGCCTTCTCAGAAAGTGATGTTCAGTCAGCAGAT GTTGCCACTGTCTGAGGATTCTGCATTGGCAATGGCCTTCTCTGTTGCTCGTAGAGCAGCTGCTGTCCCACTACTGCTTGTTAATGGAACCTACAGAAAAACTGTTCGCACCTACCTTGACTCTTCAATTCTTCAACATCAGTTGCAGAGGTTGAATGAACATGGTTCCTTGAAAG GTTCACATGCACATAGCAGGTCCACACTGGAGGTTCCCATTTTTTGGTTTATCCATGGTGATCCAGTGTTGGTTGACAAATATTACCAGGCAAAGGCACTTTCTGATATGGTAATTGTTGTTCAGTCAGAAGAATCATCATGGGAAAGCCACCTACAATGCAATGGACAGTCCCTTCTATTGGACTTGAG GAGGCCCATAAAAGCTGCAATGGCATCTGTTGCTGAACATTTGTCTGGGTTACTTCCTCTTCATCTTGTATATAGTCAAGCACATGAAACTGCAGTGGAG GACTGGATTTGGTCAGTAGGTTGCAATCCTTTATCCATCACCTCTCAAGGTTGGCATATTTCTAAGTTCCAGTCTGATACCATTGCTCGGAGCTATATACTCACAACTCTTGAGGAGTCAATACAAATTGTTAATTCTGCAATCCATCTTCTTGTTGTCGAGCGTACAT CGGAACAGACTTTCAAGGCCTTTCAATCTATGGAGCGTGAGTTGGTGAACAAATATAACTATGTCGTTAGCCTATGGAGAAGA atttcaaCCGTCACTGCAGAACTACGGTATGACAATGCCATGGGACTACTTAATACACTGGAGGATGCATCAAAAGG TTTTGCCGATTACGTAAATTCAACTCTTGCCACTCTCCACCCAATTCATTGCACAAGGCAGAGGAAAGTTAAGGTTGAATTTGACGTGACAACCGTTCCTGCTTTTTTGATCGTCCTTGTCGTACTCTGGGTCATTTTAAGACCAAGAAGACCAAAGCCCAAGATCAACTGA
- the LOC113696949 gene encoding uncharacterized protein isoform X1: MFRRRFNRSFSFFFLLILLLGNGSYGSRVGQRKSGRSSVFSLFNLKEKSRFWSESVLRTDFDDLESSKPDKESAANYTKAGTIGHYLKLFEVDAMYFPVPVNFIFIGFEGKGNQAFKLHAEELERWFTKIDHVFEHSRIPQIGEVLTPFYKISIDREQRHHLPLVSRINYNFSVHGIELGEKVTSIFEHAIDVFGRKDDVLDTRDDVAGLWQVDVDMMGVLFTSLVEYLHLGDAYNIFILNPKREGKRTKYGYRRGLSETEINLLKENKALQSRIFQSGSVPDSVLALEKIESPSHEKRTMAKFSWTITEDTDTVEWYNHCLDALNNIERQYQGKDAADIIQSKILQSLRGKYEDLKLLFEKNIKSGDFNGFHAECLTDAWIGKERWAFIDLTAGPFSWGPAVGGEGVRTDLSLPNVEKTIGAVLEISEDEAEDRLQEAIQEKFAVFGDKDHHAIDILLAEIDIYELFAFKHCKGRRVKLALCEELDERMQDLKNELQSFEGEEYDESHKKKAIDALKRMENWNLFSETYEGSQNYTVARDTFLAHLGATLWGSMRHIISPSLADGAFHYYEKISFQLFFITQEKTRNIKLLPVDLKSLQDGLSSLVVPSQKVMFSQQMLPLSEDSALAMAFSVARRAAAVPLLLVNGTYRKTVRTYLDSSILQHQLQRLNEHGSLKGSHAHSRSTLEVPIFWFIHGDPVLVDKYYQAKALSDMVIVVQSEESSWESHLQCNGQSLLLDLRRPIKAAMASVAEHLSGLLPLHLVYSQAHETAVEDWIWSVGCNPLSITSQGWHISKFQSDTIARSYILTTLEESIQIVNSAIHLLVVERTSEQTFKAFQSMERELVNKYNYVVSLWRRISTVTAELRYDNAMGLLNTLEDASKGFADYVNSTLATLHPIHCTRQRKVKVEFDVTTVPAFLIVLVVLWVILRPRRPKPKIN; encoded by the exons ATGTTTCGACGTCGTTTCAATCGAtcattctctttcttcttcctcttgatTTTG TTACTGGGGAATGGATCCTATGGGTCACGAGTTGGGCAGCGTAAAAGTGGACGATCATCTGTGTTTTCATTGTTCAACCTCAAAGAGAAGAGTAGGTTTTGGAGCGAGTCTGTTTTACGTACTG attttgatgatttggaatcATCTAAACCTGACAAAGAGAGTGCTGCTAATTACACCAAGGCAG GCACTATTGGACACTATCTGAAGCTTTTTGAGGTTGATGCAATGTACTTTCCTGTCCCTGtgaatttcattttcatagggTTTGAAGGGAAGGGgaatcaag CATTTAAGTTACATGCTGAAGAACTGGAGCGCTGGTTCACAAAAATTGATCACGTCTTTGAGCATTCGAGGATCCCTcagattggtgaagttttgaccCCATTTTACAAGATAAGCATAGATAGAGAACAACGGCATCATCTTCCTCTAGTCAGTCGTATAAACTACAA CTTCTCTGTTCATGGCATTGAACTGGGTGAGAAAGTCACGTCTATATTTGAGCATGCAATAGATGTCTTTGGACGCAAGGATGATGTGCTGGATACAAG GGATGATGTAGCTGGTCTTTGGCAGGTCGATGTGGATATGATGGGTGTCCTCTTCACTAGTCTTGTGGAATATTTGCATTTAGGAGATGCTTACAACATATTTATCTTGAATCCTAAGCGCGAGGGAAAAAGAACTAAATATGGCTACAG GAGAGGGTTATCCGAGACTGAGATAAACCTTCTTAAGGAG AATAAGGCCTTGCAATCAAGAATTTTTCAGTCAGGAAGTGTCCCAGATAGTGTTCTTG ctcttGAAAAGATCGAAAGTCCTTCACATGAAAAGCGTACAATGGCAAAATTTTCCTGGACAATTACAGAAGATACCGATACG GTGGAATGGTATAATCATTGCCTAGATGCACTCAACAATATTGAAAGGCAATATCAAGGGAAGGACGCGGCTGATATCATTCAGAGCAAAATTTTGCAG TCCTTGAGGGGTAAATATGAAGATTTGAAGCTTCTGTTTGAGAAGAATATTAAGTCTGGGGATTTTAATGGCTTTCATGCAGAATGCCTTACAGATGCGTGGATTGGAAAGGAGAG GTGGGCATTTATTGATTTAACTGCGGGTCCTTTTTCATGGGGTCCTGCTGTTGGTGGAGAAGgtgtgcggacagatttgagcCTACCCAATGTTGAAAAAACCATTGGCGCAGTTTTAG aaATTTCTGAAGATGAAGCTGAAGATCGCTTGCAAGAGGCAATTCAGGAAAAGTTTGCTGTATTTGGTGAT AAAGACCATCACGCAATTGATATCCTTCTTGCGGAAATTGATATATATGAGCTGTTTGCATTCAAACATTGCAAGGGAAGGAGGGTTAAGCTTGCTCTTTGTGAAG AGCTTGACGAGAGAATGCAAGACTTGAAAAATGAGCTCCAATCTTTTGAGGGAGAGGAATATGATGAAAGCCATAAGAAAAAGGCGATCGATGCCTTGAAGCGAATGGAGAACTGGAACTTGTTTAGTGAAACTTATGAG GGTTCCCAGAATTACACAGTCGCGCGTGATACCTTCCTTGCACATTTAGGTGCCACTTTGTGGGGTTCCATGAGACACATAATATCTCCTTCCCTTGCAGATGGGGCTTTCCATTATTATGAGAAAATATCTTTTCAGTTATTTTTCATCACGCAGGAG AAAACAAGGAACATCAAGCTGTTACCTGTTGATCTTAAAAGTCTTCAGGATGGCCTTTCCTCTCTGGTCGTGCCTTCTCAGAAAGTGATGTTCAGTCAGCAGAT GTTGCCACTGTCTGAGGATTCTGCATTGGCAATGGCCTTCTCTGTTGCTCGTAGAGCAGCTGCTGTCCCACTACTGCTTGTTAATGGAACCTACAGAAAAACTGTTCGCACCTACCTTGACTCTTCAATTCTTCAACATCAGTTGCAGAGGTTGAATGAACATGGTTCCTTGAAAG GTTCACATGCACATAGCAGGTCCACACTGGAGGTTCCCATTTTTTGGTTTATCCATGGTGATCCAGTGTTGGTTGACAAATATTACCAGGCAAAGGCACTTTCTGATATGGTAATTGTTGTTCAGTCAGAAGAATCATCATGGGAAAGCCACCTACAATGCAATGGACAGTCCCTTCTATTGGACTTGAG GAGGCCCATAAAAGCTGCAATGGCATCTGTTGCTGAACATTTGTCTGGGTTACTTCCTCTTCATCTTGTATATAGTCAAGCACATGAAACTGCAGTGGAG GACTGGATTTGGTCAGTAGGTTGCAATCCTTTATCCATCACCTCTCAAGGTTGGCATATTTCTAAGTTCCAGTCTGATACCATTGCTCGGAGCTATATACTCACAACTCTTGAGGAGTCAATACAAATTGTTAATTCTGCAATCCATCTTCTTGTTGTCGAGCGTACAT CGGAACAGACTTTCAAGGCCTTTCAATCTATGGAGCGTGAGTTGGTGAACAAATATAACTATGTCGTTAGCCTATGGAGAAGA atttcaaCCGTCACTGCAGAACTACGGTATGACAATGCCATGGGACTACTTAATACACTGGAGGATGCATCAAAAGG TTTTGCCGATTACGTAAATTCAACTCTTGCCACTCTCCACCCAATTCATTGCACAAGGCAGAGGAAAGTTAAGGTTGAATTTGACGTGACAACCGTTCCTGCTTTTTTGATCGTCCTTGTCGTACTCTGGGTCATTTTAAGACCAAGAAGACCAAAGCCCAAGATCAACTGA
- the LOC113692647 gene encoding glucan endo-1,3-beta-glucosidase 6 isoform X1 has product MGFSRARAMLVLLVSLLPMVFPVNGIGANWGTQATHRLPPDIVVRMLRENGIQKVKLFDADYDTLKALGKSGIEVMVGMPNDMLAPIAGSMKAAEKWVSENVSSHLSTSNVNIRYVAVGNEPFLSTYNGTFLRTTYPALQNIQAALIKAGISNQVKATVPLNADVYESPNGLPSAGDFRADIHDFVLQIVKLLSDNGAPFTVNIYPFISLYIDPNFPVDYAFFDGNASPVNDGGTNYYNMFDANHDTLVWALQKNGFGNLPVIIGEIGWPTDGDRNANLNYAQRFNQGFMSHVSGGKGTPMRPGPIDAYLFSLIDEDAKSIQPGNFERHWGVFYFDGQPKYSLNLGTTNSGLVPARGVQELEKKWCILKPDAKLTDPQVAPTVSYACSLGDCTSLGYQTSCGSLDSQGNISYAYNSYYQIHNQLDSACKFQGLATVTRSDPSVGSCKFSIQIKPYYGAAAHRLSSIEKTLCSILFLVLFLWTTQ; this is encoded by the exons ATGGGGTTTTCTAGGGCACGTGCGATGTTAGTATTGCTGGTTTCATTGCTTCCCATGGTCTTTCCAGTGAATGGGATAGGTGCCAACTGGGGCACGCAGGCAACTCACAGGCTGCCACCTGATATAGTTGTGAGGATGCTGAGAGAGAATGGAATTCAAAAAGTGAAGCTTTTTGATGCTGATTATGATACATTGAAAGCTTTGGGTAAGTCTGGGATTGAAGTCATGGTTGGCATGCCTAATGACATGCTCGCACCTATTGCTGGTAGCATGAAGGCAGCTGAAAAATGGGTATCAGAAAATGTCTCATCCCATCTCAGCACCAGCAATGTTAACATCAG GTATGTTGCTGTTGGAAATGAACCTTTCTTGTCCACGTATAATGGAACCTTCCTAAGAACAACTTACCCTGCTTTACAAAATATTCAAGCTGCCCTGATAAAAGCAGGTATTAGCAATCAAGTGAAGGCCACGGTTCCCCTTAATGCTGACGTCTATGAAAGTCCAAATGGCTTACCTTCTGCTGGTGATTTTCGAGCTGATATCCATGATTTTGTGCTTCAGATAGTCAAGTTGTTGAGTGATAATGGTGCCCCCTTTACTGTCAACATTTATCCATTCATTAGCCTTTACATTGACCCCAACTTCCCAGTTGACTATGCCTTCTTTGATGGAAATGCATCACCTGTGAATGATGGGGGCACAAACTACTACAACATGTTTGATGCAAATCATGACACTCTTGTGTGGGCTTTACAGAAAAATGGGTTTGGCAACCTTCCTGTTATAATTGGAGAAATTGGTTGGCCCACTGACGGAGACCGGAATGCTAACCTAAATTATGCACAACGGTTCAACCAAGGTTTCATGTCTCATGTGTCAGGTGGAAAAGGAACGCCGATGAGGCCTGGACCCATTGATGCATATCTCTTTAGTTTGATTGATGAGGACGCCAAGAGTATTCAACCAGGGAACTTTGAACGTCACTGGGGAGTGTTTTATTTTGATGGTCAACCAAAATACTCTCTTAACCTTGGGACAACAAATTCAGGTTTGGTCCCTGCAAGAGGTGTACAGGAACTGGAAAAGAAGTGGTGCATATTGAAGCCGGATGCCAAGCTTACTGATCCACAAGTGGCTCCCACGGTGAGCTATGCATGTTCACTTGGAGACTGCACAAGCCTCGGATATCAGACATCTTGTGGAAGTTTAGATTCTCAGGGTAACATTTCATATGCATATAACAGCTACTATCAGATACACAACCAGCTTGATAGTGCCTGCAAATTCCAAGGTCTTGCGACCGTCACACGATCAGATCCATCAGTTGGAAGTTGCAAATTTTCCATACAGATTAAGCCATATTATGGGGCTGCTGCACACAGATTAAGCAGCATTGAGAAAACACTCTGTTCGATTCTTTTTCTAGTTCTCTTTCTGTGGACGACGCAGTGA
- the LOC113692647 gene encoding glucan endo-1,3-beta-glucosidase 6 isoform X2: protein MLRENGIQKVKLFDADYDTLKALGKSGIEVMVGMPNDMLAPIAGSMKAAEKWVSENVSSHLSTSNVNIRYVAVGNEPFLSTYNGTFLRTTYPALQNIQAALIKAGISNQVKATVPLNADVYESPNGLPSAGDFRADIHDFVLQIVKLLSDNGAPFTVNIYPFISLYIDPNFPVDYAFFDGNASPVNDGGTNYYNMFDANHDTLVWALQKNGFGNLPVIIGEIGWPTDGDRNANLNYAQRFNQGFMSHVSGGKGTPMRPGPIDAYLFSLIDEDAKSIQPGNFERHWGVFYFDGQPKYSLNLGTTNSGLVPARGVQELEKKWCILKPDAKLTDPQVAPTVSYACSLGDCTSLGYQTSCGSLDSQGNISYAYNSYYQIHNQLDSACKFQGLATVTRSDPSVGSCKFSIQIKPYYGAAAHRLSSIEKTLCSILFLVLFLWTTQ from the exons ATGCTGAGAGAGAATGGAATTCAAAAAGTGAAGCTTTTTGATGCTGATTATGATACATTGAAAGCTTTGGGTAAGTCTGGGATTGAAGTCATGGTTGGCATGCCTAATGACATGCTCGCACCTATTGCTGGTAGCATGAAGGCAGCTGAAAAATGGGTATCAGAAAATGTCTCATCCCATCTCAGCACCAGCAATGTTAACATCAG GTATGTTGCTGTTGGAAATGAACCTTTCTTGTCCACGTATAATGGAACCTTCCTAAGAACAACTTACCCTGCTTTACAAAATATTCAAGCTGCCCTGATAAAAGCAGGTATTAGCAATCAAGTGAAGGCCACGGTTCCCCTTAATGCTGACGTCTATGAAAGTCCAAATGGCTTACCTTCTGCTGGTGATTTTCGAGCTGATATCCATGATTTTGTGCTTCAGATAGTCAAGTTGTTGAGTGATAATGGTGCCCCCTTTACTGTCAACATTTATCCATTCATTAGCCTTTACATTGACCCCAACTTCCCAGTTGACTATGCCTTCTTTGATGGAAATGCATCACCTGTGAATGATGGGGGCACAAACTACTACAACATGTTTGATGCAAATCATGACACTCTTGTGTGGGCTTTACAGAAAAATGGGTTTGGCAACCTTCCTGTTATAATTGGAGAAATTGGTTGGCCCACTGACGGAGACCGGAATGCTAACCTAAATTATGCACAACGGTTCAACCAAGGTTTCATGTCTCATGTGTCAGGTGGAAAAGGAACGCCGATGAGGCCTGGACCCATTGATGCATATCTCTTTAGTTTGATTGATGAGGACGCCAAGAGTATTCAACCAGGGAACTTTGAACGTCACTGGGGAGTGTTTTATTTTGATGGTCAACCAAAATACTCTCTTAACCTTGGGACAACAAATTCAGGTTTGGTCCCTGCAAGAGGTGTACAGGAACTGGAAAAGAAGTGGTGCATATTGAAGCCGGATGCCAAGCTTACTGATCCACAAGTGGCTCCCACGGTGAGCTATGCATGTTCACTTGGAGACTGCACAAGCCTCGGATATCAGACATCTTGTGGAAGTTTAGATTCTCAGGGTAACATTTCATATGCATATAACAGCTACTATCAGATACACAACCAGCTTGATAGTGCCTGCAAATTCCAAGGTCTTGCGACCGTCACACGATCAGATCCATCAGTTGGAAGTTGCAAATTTTCCATACAGATTAAGCCATATTATGGGGCTGCTGCACACAGATTAAGCAGCATTGAGAAAACACTCTGTTCGATTCTTTTTCTAGTTCTCTTTCTGTGGACGACGCAGTGA